A genomic segment from Deinococcus detaillensis encodes:
- a CDS encoding redoxin domain-containing protein produces MLMLPSMQAVVQTAEQPLPSVLQLSFSEPSFNTHLRFSEGRITGVRSALLPSWSSSLLRLGVNTQAVVEAQLRSRKVDDVLASLIETGHLEAHSLAQLVRLRTLGSLLPLVWRSGLMEVSSTPSHTVLPLTSADTLQSVSAAEYHASALSPSEQALTLNDHFTASPLASTEALDSEEARTVYLAALHGLSLGETAQRHGLRWDALTKAVTHLTATGALRPVQAGKRAREVAGRLKVGEVAPEFCLPDFGGGEVRLSDLRGKKIWLIFNRQSTCALCNPHHLQIIALSERMRQQGVQIVSVWGSTVADLALGIGKLRPPYPVLADPLDETYDRYGLGHSLRGFLDLRNLPTALSGLKMMGTSALKDDGELTRMPAEFLIGADGTIEAAHYNSYGADWLSVERVLEWAGKS; encoded by the coding sequence ATGTTGATGCTTCCGTCCATGCAGGCTGTGGTGCAAACTGCCGAACAGCCGCTTCCCTCCGTTCTGCAACTGAGCTTCTCAGAACCGAGCTTCAATACCCATTTGCGCTTCAGTGAAGGGCGGATTACCGGTGTTCGCAGCGCTCTGCTTCCGAGTTGGAGCAGTTCGCTCCTGCGGCTGGGGGTCAATACACAAGCGGTTGTCGAAGCGCAACTGCGCAGCCGCAAGGTAGATGACGTGCTGGCCTCGCTCATCGAGACCGGGCATTTGGAAGCGCACAGCCTTGCGCAATTGGTTCGCCTGCGGACGCTGGGTTCGCTGCTGCCGCTGGTGTGGCGCTCAGGGCTGATGGAGGTGAGCAGCACGCCAAGCCATACGGTTTTGCCGCTGACCAGTGCCGATACCCTCCAGAGTGTCAGCGCCGCCGAGTACCACGCCTCGGCGCTCAGCCCAAGTGAGCAGGCGCTCACCTTGAATGACCATTTCACGGCCTCACCACTGGCCAGCACCGAGGCTCTAGACAGCGAGGAAGCCCGCACCGTTTACTTGGCTGCCCTGCACGGTTTGAGCTTAGGTGAAACGGCTCAGCGTCACGGGCTGCGCTGGGACGCACTGACCAAGGCCGTCACTCACCTCACGGCGACCGGGGCCTTGCGTCCGGTTCAGGCAGGCAAGCGGGCGCGTGAGGTGGCGGGCCGTTTGAAAGTGGGTGAGGTGGCTCCGGAATTTTGTCTGCCGGACTTCGGCGGCGGTGAGGTGCGCCTCAGCGATTTGCGCGGCAAAAAAATCTGGTTGATCTTCAACCGCCAGAGTACTTGTGCGCTGTGCAACCCGCATCACCTCCAGATCATTGCGCTCAGCGAACGGATGCGCCAGCAGGGGGTGCAGATCGTCTCGGTGTGGGGAAGTACGGTGGCCGATTTGGCGCTCGGTATTGGCAAGCTGCGCCCGCCTTACCCGGTGCTGGCCGACCCGCTCGACGAAACGTATGACCGCTACGGTCTGGGTCACAGCCTGCGCGGATTCCTCGACCTGCGCAACCTGCCCACCGCCCTGAGCGGCCTGAAAATGATGGGCACTTCGGCGCTCAAAGACGACGGAGAACTGACCCGGATGCCTGCCGAGTTCCTGATCGGCGCAGACGGCACCATCGAAGCTGCCCACTACAATTCTTACGGAGCGGACTGGCTGTCGGTGGAGCGGGTTCTCGAATGGGCTGGGAAAAGCTGA
- the cobA gene encoding uroporphyrinogen-III C-methyltransferase yields the protein MTSSRAFVSLIGAGPGDPGLLTLRGQAALAAADVVLFDYLANPELLRHAPQAQTIYVGKKGFSEYISQEQINALIVSEAQKNGGQRVARLKGGDVFVFGRGSEEAQACVDVGIPFEIVPGISSAIAAPAYAGIPVTHRGDARSFAVLTGNTQEGSAHYERLSGVDTLVLLMGVRNLGTIASDLIKAGRHPGTPAATIQWGTTPQQRVVSGTLSSIAEEVEKAGLEAPAVTVVGEVARLRDQLKWFESPAELGHPLLGKQVAVTRTRDGSSALADLLRSKGANVLEVPLIRFEASAAPQEVRARLRDLNSVDWLLLSSNQAVSALFAHLDELGLDARALCGVKLGAVGPSTARSLEEHGLKADFMPSTPGAKHLGTELPAKAGQTVLHLTSQLAEAELQDALEARGLTYQRGELYRTVPAVPSENELERLKAADVVTLASGSAARHLAQLAGTHFKVAAMGPQTADAARALGFEQVRVASSASLEALVEAAAELAGGLAEEPQA from the coding sequence ATGACTTCTTCCCGTGCTTTTGTTTCCCTCATCGGCGCTGGCCCCGGCGACCCCGGCCTGCTGACTTTGCGCGGCCAAGCCGCTCTCGCCGCCGCCGATGTGGTGCTGTTCGATTACCTCGCCAACCCCGAACTCCTCCGGCACGCGCCGCAGGCCCAGACCATTTACGTGGGCAAAAAGGGCTTCTCGGAGTACATCAGCCAAGAGCAGATCAATGCCCTGATCGTCTCCGAAGCGCAGAAGAACGGCGGGCAGCGGGTGGCGCGGCTCAAAGGCGGCGACGTGTTTGTATTCGGGCGCGGCTCTGAGGAAGCGCAGGCGTGCGTGGACGTGGGCATCCCCTTTGAAATCGTGCCGGGCATCAGCAGCGCGATTGCCGCCCCTGCCTACGCGGGCATTCCAGTAACGCACCGGGGCGACGCCCGCAGCTTTGCGGTGCTCACCGGAAACACGCAGGAAGGCAGCGCCCACTACGAGCGCCTCAGCGGAGTGGACACTCTGGTGCTGCTGATGGGCGTGCGAAATCTCGGCACGATTGCCAGTGACCTCATCAAAGCGGGCCGCCATCCCGGCACGCCCGCCGCCACGATTCAGTGGGGCACCACGCCGCAGCAGCGCGTCGTCAGCGGCACCCTCAGCAGCATTGCTGAAGAAGTCGAAAAGGCCGGACTCGAAGCCCCCGCCGTGACGGTGGTCGGTGAAGTGGCGCGGCTCAGAGACCAGCTCAAGTGGTTTGAAAGCCCCGCCGAACTCGGCCACCCGCTGCTGGGCAAACAGGTGGCCGTGACCCGCACCCGCGACGGTTCGAGCGCTCTGGCCGACTTGCTGCGCTCCAAAGGCGCGAACGTGCTGGAAGTGCCGCTGATCCGCTTTGAGGCCAGCGCAGCGCCGCAGGAGGTTCGGGCGCGGCTGCGTGACCTGAATAGCGTGGACTGGCTGCTCCTCAGCAGCAACCAAGCCGTCAGCGCTCTATTCGCCCACCTCGACGAACTCGGTTTAGACGCCAGAGCGCTGTGCGGCGTCAAGCTGGGGGCCGTCGGGCCGAGCACCGCCCGCAGCCTCGAGGAGCACGGACTGAAGGCGGATTTCATGCCGTCCACACCCGGAGCGAAGCACTTGGGAACGGAGTTGCCTGCAAAAGCCGGACAAACGGTGCTGCACCTCACCAGCCAACTGGCCGAAGCCGAGCTGCAAGACGCTCTAGAAGCACGTGGCCTGACGTACCAGCGCGGCGAACTCTACCGCACCGTGCCTGCCGTACCGAGCGAAAACGAACTTGAACGCCTCAAGGCCGCCGACGTGGTCACGCTGGCTTCCGGCAGCGCGGCGCGGCATTTGGCACAACTGGCCGGAACACACTTCAAGGTGGCGGCGATGGGGCCGCAAACCGCCGACGCCGCCCGCGCTTTGGGCTTTGAGCAAGTCAGGGTGGCCAGCTCAGCCAGCTTGGAAGCGCTGGTCGAAGCGGCGGCGGAATTGGCCGGAGGGTTGGCCGAAGAGCCGCAAGCGTAG
- a CDS encoding DIP1984 family protein encodes MKIAEALIERADLQKRIHQLQDRIQLNARSQENEAPSEDPLDLMAELDQIFARMDDLVPRIHHSNSAARLDARRTLTDALAHREILDLRLTQYRSAIAAASSAQARQTRSELRWVSHLPVRELQAQTDTLAQERRKLETEIQQANWQHDLLE; translated from the coding sequence GTGAAAATCGCCGAAGCCCTCATTGAACGCGCTGATTTGCAAAAGCGCATTCACCAACTTCAAGACCGTATTCAGTTGAATGCTCGGAGTCAAGAAAATGAAGCGCCCAGTGAAGACCCTCTTGACTTGATGGCCGAACTCGACCAAATCTTTGCAAGAATGGACGACCTCGTTCCTCGAATCCACCACAGCAACAGCGCTGCCCGCCTTGACGCTCGGCGCACGCTTACGGACGCACTCGCGCACCGCGAAATCCTTGATCTGCGCCTGACGCAGTACCGCAGCGCCATTGCGGCGGCCAGTTCGGCACAGGCGCGGCAAACCCGGAGCGAGTTGCGCTGGGTGTCGCATTTGCCAGTCCGTGAGCTTCAGGCCCAAACGGACACCTTGGCTCAGGAGCGCCGCAAACTGGAAACCGAAATTCAGCAGGCCAACTGGCAACACGATTTGCTAGAGTAA
- a CDS encoding hydroxyacid-oxoacid transhydrogenase produces the protein MTHQTHETVFTMEATPVKFGRGAASEAGWEAARLGMRRVILITDPHVARLPIVDDVAAQLRSAGIEVSVFDRSRVEPNLESLEEAVAFARAFNPDGFVSLGGGSSIDTAKVANLLLTHGGEILEYVNAPIGAGRKPTGPLLAHLAIPTTAGSGSEATTVAVLDLPELKVKTGISHRYLRPSQAIVDPELTRSAPSAVIASAGLDVVCHAAESYLSRPFDSRPQPKMPDERPPYQGSNPVADVWSSQALRYGGQYLRRAVADADDLEARGLMMLAATMAGVGFGSAGVHIPHSCAYPVAGLKHEYQAEGYPSPFIPHGFSVIVTAPAAFRFTYQAMPERHLQVAEWLTGHKLEQPSAESLPDALIALMREVGAPSGLSELGYTEQDLPELVAGAVKQQRLLAVAPKTPSEADLEAILRASFENW, from the coding sequence ATGACACATCAAACGCACGAAACCGTCTTCACGATGGAAGCCACTCCGGTCAAATTCGGGCGCGGCGCGGCGAGCGAGGCAGGCTGGGAAGCCGCCCGGTTGGGGATGCGGCGGGTTATCCTCATCACCGATCCGCACGTGGCGCGGCTGCCCATCGTAGATGACGTGGCGGCGCAGCTCAGATCGGCTGGGATTGAGGTCAGCGTGTTTGACCGCAGCCGTGTGGAGCCCAATCTGGAGTCGCTCGAAGAAGCGGTGGCCTTTGCCCGCGCCTTCAACCCCGACGGCTTCGTGTCGCTGGGCGGCGGCAGCAGCATAGACACCGCCAAAGTCGCCAATTTGCTGCTGACGCACGGCGGCGAGATTTTGGAGTATGTCAATGCTCCAATTGGTGCGGGGCGCAAACCCACTGGCCCGCTGCTGGCCCACCTCGCCATTCCGACGACGGCAGGCAGCGGCTCGGAAGCGACCACCGTCGCGGTGCTGGATTTGCCGGAGCTGAAGGTCAAAACCGGCATCTCGCACCGTTATTTGCGGCCCTCTCAGGCCATCGTCGACCCCGAACTGACCCGCAGCGCTCCGAGTGCTGTAATCGCGTCAGCGGGCCTGGACGTGGTGTGTCACGCCGCCGAGAGCTATCTCAGCCGCCCGTTTGACAGCCGCCCTCAACCGAAAATGCCCGACGAGCGCCCGCCCTACCAGGGCAGCAATCCGGTGGCTGACGTGTGGAGCAGCCAGGCGCTGCGGTACGGCGGCCAGTATTTGCGGCGGGCAGTGGCAGACGCAGACGACTTGGAGGCGCGGGGGCTGATGATGTTGGCGGCCACCATGGCGGGCGTGGGCTTCGGCTCGGCGGGCGTGCATATTCCGCATTCGTGCGCTTACCCGGTTGCGGGCCTAAAGCACGAGTACCAAGCCGAGGGCTACCCCAGCCCGTTTATTCCGCACGGCTTTTCGGTGATCGTCACCGCGCCCGCCGCCTTCCGCTTTACTTACCAAGCGATGCCGGAGCGCCATTTACAAGTGGCCGAGTGGCTGACCGGACACAAGCTGGAGCAGCCCAGCGCCGAGAGTTTACCTGACGCCCTAATTGCGCTGATGCGGGAGGTGGGTGCGCCCAGCGGGCTAAGCGAGTTGGGCTACACCGAACAGGATTTGCCGGAGCTGGTGGCCGGAGCCGTAAAACAGCAGCGGCTCTTGGCGGTGGCTCCGAAGACGCCCAGCGAAGCAGATTTGGAAGCGATTTTGCGGGCGAGTTTTGAGAATTGGTAA
- a CDS encoding antibiotic biosynthesis monooxygenase family protein, translating to MITVMNRIAVKPEYAERFEERFRDRARLVDEMPGFVSNQVLRPVNPQEPYIVLTLWNSRAEFEAWTHSDAFIQGHARSGSLPKEAFSGPNSLEIHEVFQDSGRPDLAPEPRGEAFKPH from the coding sequence ATGATTACCGTGATGAACCGCATTGCCGTCAAACCCGAATACGCCGAGAGGTTTGAAGAACGCTTCCGTGACCGCGCCCGCTTGGTCGACGAGATGCCCGGCTTTGTCAGCAACCAGGTTTTGCGGCCCGTCAACCCACAGGAGCCGTACATCGTGCTGACGCTTTGGAACAGCCGAGCGGAGTTTGAAGCGTGGACGCACTCAGACGCCTTCATTCAGGGACACGCCCGCTCCGGCTCGCTGCCCAAAGAAGCCTTCAGCGGACCCAACAGCTTGGAGATTCACGAAGTCTTTCAGGATTCGGGCCGCCCCGATCTGGCTCCTGAGCCGCGTGGGGAAGCCTTTAAGCCTCACTGA
- a CDS encoding VOC family protein — MTATFPRRSFAHLFGLSAPPNWGPFVSVSLGGDVDLQFSTISGEIQLSPPSGGAERK, encoded by the coding sequence ATGACTGCCACGTTTCCGCGTCGTTCTTTCGCGCACCTGTTTGGCTTGAGTGCGCCGCCGAACTGGGGGCCGTTTGTTTCGGTGTCGCTCGGTGGAGACGTTGACCTGCAATTTTCCACTATCAGCGGCGAGATTCAGCTCTCTCCTCCATCCGGCGGGGCAGAGCGGAAGTGA
- a CDS encoding GNAT family N-acetyltransferase: MNIRYTVRELPDLPAYQTLWALAWGGAGSPNLQRLEHSLTWVCAYDGPQLIGFVNVAWDGGVHAFLLDTTVHPEFRRQGVGRELVRRAAEAARERGTHWLHVDFEPHLLSFYQACGFRATEAGLICLT; the protein is encoded by the coding sequence GTGAATATCCGTTACACCGTCCGTGAGTTGCCCGACCTCCCCGCTTACCAAACCCTCTGGGCGCTGGCTTGGGGTGGGGCAGGTTCGCCAAATTTGCAGCGCTTGGAGCACAGCCTGACGTGGGTTTGCGCTTACGACGGCCCGCAGCTCATCGGCTTCGTCAACGTGGCTTGGGACGGGGGCGTTCACGCTTTTTTGCTCGACACCACCGTGCATCCTGAGTTCCGGCGTCAGGGCGTGGGCCGCGAGCTGGTGCGCCGTGCTGCCGAAGCTGCTCGTGAGCGCGGGACGCACTGGCTTCACGTGGACTTTGAGCCGCATCTGCTGAGCTTTTACCAGGCGTGCGGCTTCCGGGCCACCGAAGCAGGCTTGATCTGCTTGACTTGA
- a CDS encoding electron transfer flavoprotein subunit beta/FixA family protein, with protein MKILTLIRQVPDAEARVRLSGNTIDLDGTTVVMDGMDEYGVEEALRLRESGAGVDEIIALAVGPKRNEDALRTALAMGADRAVHVETDERLDAVSLSKVVAELAKTENAELILVGGQEADWDSQALGAATAERLGWPQLTWTNELKLEGDKLTGRHDVDEGNESFEATLPAVVTTQQGLNEPRYPTLPNIMKAKKKELRKDDLASYDAASKVKFIGAEIQTRARMNKIIDGKDPQAAAAQLIDLLRNEAKVIK; from the coding sequence ATGAAGATTTTGACTTTGATCCGGCAAGTGCCGGACGCCGAAGCCCGCGTGCGGCTGAGCGGCAATACCATCGACTTAGACGGCACCACCGTAGTGATGGACGGTATGGACGAATACGGCGTGGAAGAAGCGCTGCGTCTGCGCGAAAGCGGCGCGGGCGTGGATGAAATTATCGCGCTGGCGGTCGGCCCCAAGCGCAATGAGGACGCCCTCAGAACCGCGCTGGCGATGGGCGCAGACCGCGCCGTGCATGTGGAAACCGATGAGCGCTTAGACGCCGTGTCGCTGAGCAAGGTGGTGGCTGAGCTGGCTAAAACTGAAAACGCCGAACTGATCTTGGTGGGCGGTCAGGAAGCCGACTGGGACTCACAGGCGCTGGGAGCCGCCACCGCTGAGCGACTCGGCTGGCCGCAACTGACCTGGACGAACGAACTCAAGTTAGAAGGCGACAAGCTCACCGGCAGGCACGATGTAGACGAAGGCAACGAAAGTTTTGAAGCCACGCTGCCCGCCGTCGTGACCACCCAGCAGGGTCTCAACGAGCCGCGTTACCCGACCTTGCCCAACATCATGAAGGCCAAGAAAAAAGAACTTCGCAAAGACGACTTGGCCAGCTACGACGCCGCCAGCAAAGTCAAGTTCATCGGCGCAGAAATCCAGACCCGCGCCCGCATGAACAAAATCATTGACGGCAAAGACCCGCAGGCGGCGGCGGCCCAACTGATTGATCTTTTGCGCAACGAAGCTAAGGTCATCAAGTAG
- a CDS encoding electron transfer flavoprotein subunit alpha/FixB family protein codes for MILIVAEHADGKLAKATLEMVTAARGTGREGPITILVLGQNVAGVASEAAAVADQVLVADSASLAQYSAETWAAAVAQIAQEGEAHTVITPGSRSGREYAPRVAVKLDAPYLEDVISLSSSGAGLQAQRYTYLARVTETVEAQGAVTVISAKPGSFAPAAPAAAAGEQYDVDLDLPQSRVTITGKSMEKSSRVALSEADVIVTGGRGVGNAENFSKFVEPLADNLGAGVGATRAVVDAGWRPYAEQVGQTGKTVQPKAYIALGVSGAVQHLSGMGKSKFIVAINKDAEAPIFKVADYGIVGDVNEIVPALIEASKR; via the coding sequence ATGATTTTAATCGTTGCAGAACACGCTGACGGCAAACTTGCCAAAGCCACCCTAGAAATGGTCACGGCGGCGCGTGGCACCGGACGAGAAGGCCCGATCACCATTTTGGTCTTGGGCCAAAACGTGGCCGGAGTGGCCAGCGAAGCGGCCGCCGTCGCCGACCAAGTCTTGGTGGCCGATAGCGCCAGCTTGGCGCAGTACAGCGCCGAAACTTGGGCCGCCGCTGTTGCCCAAATTGCCCAGGAAGGCGAGGCGCACACCGTCATCACGCCGGGCAGCCGTTCGGGCCGCGAGTACGCTCCCCGTGTGGCCGTCAAACTGGACGCGCCGTACTTGGAAGACGTGATTTCGCTCAGCAGCAGCGGTGCAGGCCTCCAGGCCCAGCGCTACACCTACCTCGCCCGCGTCACCGAAACGGTGGAGGCGCAGGGAGCAGTTACCGTGATCAGCGCCAAGCCCGGCAGTTTCGCGCCTGCCGCGCCCGCTGCCGCCGCTGGCGAGCAGTACGACGTCGATCTCGATTTGCCCCAAAGCCGCGTCACCATTACCGGCAAGAGCATGGAGAAGTCCAGCCGCGTGGCCCTCAGCGAAGCCGACGTGATCGTGACCGGCGGACGCGGGGTGGGCAACGCCGAGAATTTCAGTAAGTTTGTAGAACCGCTGGCCGACAACCTCGGTGCAGGCGTGGGCGCGACCCGCGCAGTGGTGGATGCGGGTTGGCGCCCTTACGCCGAACAGGTCGGCCAGACCGGTAAAACCGTGCAGCCCAAAGCGTACATCGCGCTGGGCGTGTCGGGCGCGGTGCAGCATCTCTCGGGCATGGGCAAGAGCAAATTCATTGTGGCTATCAACAAAGACGCCGAGGCGCCGATCTTCAAGGTGGCCGATTACGGCATCGTGGGCGACGTGAACGAGATTGTTCCGGCGCTGATCGAGGCGAGTAAGCGGTAA
- a CDS encoding phospholipase A2, whose protein sequence is MKKYLALLAAGLLLASCSQQSKMHTSALSPYAERPELQDAQSQAILQQYGDDAGLLAAMQEAYNEVPRQLSLPAAPALTGLDLASDRLAYVKGVSWGSVAYYNVQYANRFSPAYPGLDFSRDGCSTPSGLGLSYTEDFRPACNVHDFGYRNLKVFQRTDANRRTTDEAFYTNMKGICNAKPWYKEPPCYAAAYAYYQGVRIGGGSSFE, encoded by the coding sequence ATGAAAAAATACCTTGCTCTTCTCGCCGCCGGCCTCTTGCTCGCTTCGTGCAGCCAACAATCCAAAATGCACACTTCTGCGCTCAGTCCCTACGCCGAGCGGCCTGAACTCCAAGACGCTCAAAGTCAGGCGATCTTGCAGCAGTACGGCGACGACGCTGGACTCCTCGCCGCGATGCAAGAAGCCTATAACGAAGTGCCGCGCCAGCTCAGCTTGCCGGCCGCTCCGGCGTTGACTGGGCTTGACCTCGCCTCAGACCGCCTCGCGTACGTCAAGGGAGTGAGCTGGGGCAGCGTGGCGTATTACAACGTCCAGTACGCCAACCGCTTCAGTCCCGCTTATCCGGGCTTGGATTTCAGCCGCGACGGTTGCTCTACGCCCAGTGGCCTCGGCCTCAGCTACACCGAAGATTTCCGGCCAGCTTGCAATGTCCACGATTTCGGCTACCGCAATCTCAAGGTGTTTCAGCGCACCGACGCCAACCGCCGCACCACTGACGAAGCCTTTTACACCAACATGAAAGGCATCTGCAATGCCAAGCCCTGGTACAAAGAGCCGCCTTGCTACGCCGCCGCTTACGCTTACTATCAGGGCGTGCGAATCGGCGGCGGCAGCAGCTTCGAGTAA